GTCGCAAAGCCGCAGCGGCGCCCGGCTACAGCTATTCGCCGGCGCTCAAGAAGAAGGGCGGCGTGTGGACCCGCGCGGCGCTCGAGCGCTACATCACCGATCCGACGGCTTTCGCCCCCGGAGGCAAGATGATGAAGGTGCCGACGACGCCGGCCGATCGGGCGGCGATCCTCGCTTATCTGACCGCGCTGAAGTGAGCGAAACCCGCGCCGCGATCGCCGACTACATGGCGCAGCCGTTCGGCACCTTTGCCGATCTGGTCGCCCTGCAGGCAGCCGCGCAGCCCGATGCGACAGCCATCGTCTGCGAGGGACGGACCATTTCCTATGGCGAGCTCGACGATCTGGCGAACCGGGTCGCGGCCGCGCTTCAACGCGACGGCGTGCAACCTCGCGGGGTGGCGGCGATCTGCGCCCACAGCAGCATCGCGTATGCC
This sequence is a window from Sphingopyxis sp. 113P3. Protein-coding genes within it:
- a CDS encoding c-type cytochrome, giving the protein MKGLLLTSAVLSATLVSTTAAQAQTVVRPPAYARCAACHSVVKGGPNGAGPNLFGVVGRKAAAAPGYSYSPALKKKGGVWTRAALERYITDPTAFAPGGKMMKVPTTPADRAAILAYLTALK